A single region of the Chryseobacterium culicis genome encodes:
- a CDS encoding DUF2652 domain-containing protein produces the protein MKTNIQEGIILIPDFSGFTEFVFNTKLYTGEYIVRQLLSTLIDVNDQYFEISEIEGDAILFYRYDENPSYQSISKMLWKMRSAFNRKIEELSKSLSTTIDLALKFIVHYGSFSQYNIGNFRKLYGKTIVEAHQLLKNGMAEKPSYALFSNSFLESSKNRESDFNKEPLRLPEVGVIHYFENVN, from the coding sequence ATGAAGACAAATATACAAGAGGGGATCATTCTTATTCCGGATTTCAGCGGATTTACCGAATTTGTGTTCAATACAAAATTGTATACAGGCGAGTATATTGTAAGACAGTTATTGTCTACACTGATTGATGTGAACGATCAGTACTTTGAAATTTCCGAGATTGAGGGAGATGCCATTTTATTTTACCGTTATGATGAAAATCCGTCTTATCAGAGTATTTCAAAAATGCTGTGGAAGATGAGAAGTGCCTTCAACAGGAAAATAGAGGAGTTGAGTAAAAGTTTAAGCACTACCATTGATCTGGCTCTCAAGTTTATTGTGCATTATGGATCCTTTTCACAATACAATATTGGAAACTTCAGAAAGCTATATGGAAAAACGATTGTGGAAGCCCATCAGCTTTTGAAAAACGGAATGGCAGAAAAGCCTTCTTATGCACTTTTCAGTAATTCTTTTCTGGAAAGCAGTAAAAATAGAGAGTCTGATTTTAATAAAGAACCCCTTCGTCTGCCTGAAGTGGGGGTTATCCATTATTTTGAAAATGTAAACTAG
- a CDS encoding ring-cleaving dioxygenase, translated as MDNRILGLHHITAIADNAKRNLDFYTKVLGVRLVKKTVNFDDPGTYHFYFGNESGTPGTILTFFPWEGIGKGNNGSGMATHIGYSVPKGSLEFWKDHLQSLHVATEEGEIFGEKTISFKDPDGLQLQLIEPLSEDNRKVWTTDNIKDENALKGFHNVTLTLKKADPTIKVLTDVLGYDLQKQEGERYRLATDAIDTANLVDIIENDTIPAGRNAAGTNHHIAFRVKDDTVLMEYREKALSAGLSITPKINRDYFYSLYFREPGGVLFEIATDNPGFTVDEPLNELGKNLKLPVQYEGMRDKIEGVLPNLS; from the coding sequence ATGGACAATAGAATATTAGGTCTGCATCATATTACTGCTATTGCAGACAATGCCAAAAGAAATTTAGATTTTTATACAAAGGTTTTAGGAGTAAGACTTGTGAAAAAAACGGTGAATTTTGATGATCCGGGAACGTATCATTTCTATTTTGGGAATGAAAGCGGAACACCGGGAACCATTCTTACTTTCTTTCCGTGGGAAGGAATAGGAAAAGGAAATAATGGAAGTGGTATGGCTACTCATATTGGATATTCAGTACCCAAAGGAAGTCTTGAATTCTGGAAAGATCATTTACAAAGCTTACATGTAGCTACAGAAGAAGGTGAAATATTTGGAGAAAAGACGATTTCTTTTAAAGATCCGGACGGGCTTCAGTTACAGTTGATAGAACCGCTTAGTGAAGACAACAGAAAAGTATGGACAACAGATAATATCAAAGATGAAAACGCTTTGAAAGGTTTCCATAATGTTACTTTAACCTTAAAAAAAGCAGATCCTACCATCAAAGTTCTGACCGATGTTTTAGGATATGATTTGCAGAAACAGGAAGGAGAAAGATACAGATTGGCAACGGACGCAATTGATACAGCTAATCTTGTAGATATTATTGAAAATGATACCATTCCTGCCGGAAGAAATGCTGCCGGAACCAATCACCATATTGCATTCAGAGTGAAAGATGATACTGTTCTGATGGAATATCGTGAGAAAGCGTTATCAGCTGGTTTGAGTATTACACCGAAGATCAACAGGGATTACTTCTATTCATTATATTTCCGTGAGCCGGGTGGTGTATTGTTTGAAATAGCAACCGATAATCCGGGATTCACCGTAGACGAACCTTTGAATGAATTGGGCAAAAATCTGAAACTTCCCGTTCAATATGAAGGAATGCGTGACAAAATAGAAGGAGTATTGCCGAACTTATCATAG
- the metQ gene encoding methionine ABC transporter substrate-binding lipoprotein MetQ codes for MKRIKIFSLLTAGILLFSACSGRKDDPNFIRVGITYGPEQEIAEVAKKVAKDKYNLEVELIPFNDYVVPNEALTNGDIDANAFQHIPYLTEQSKQRGYNLVPVGNTFVYPIVAYSKKINNISQLQEGNTIVIPNDPTNGGRSLLLLQKSGLLKLKEGVGLLPKVTDITENPKNLKIMEIEGAQIPRVLEDRDVVVGIINNNFAAQAGLDQEKQGILVEDKDSPYVNVVVSRQDNKNSQKVKNFVKAYQSPEVEKKAKEIFKGGAVKGWD; via the coding sequence ATGAAAAGAATAAAAATCTTTAGTTTGTTAACTGCTGGAATATTACTGTTCAGCGCTTGTTCGGGAAGAAAAGATGATCCGAACTTTATCCGCGTAGGAATTACTTACGGCCCGGAACAGGAAATTGCCGAAGTTGCCAAAAAAGTAGCTAAAGATAAATATAACCTGGAAGTGGAGCTTATCCCTTTCAACGATTATGTAGTTCCCAATGAAGCATTGACTAACGGAGATATTGATGCCAATGCCTTTCAGCATATTCCTTATTTAACAGAACAGTCAAAACAGAGAGGTTACAACCTTGTGCCTGTAGGTAATACATTTGTTTATCCTATTGTAGCGTACTCAAAAAAGATTAATAATATCAGTCAGCTACAGGAAGGCAATACCATTGTAATTCCCAACGATCCTACCAACGGAGGACGTTCTTTACTGCTTCTGCAGAAAAGTGGTCTGCTGAAACTAAAAGAAGGTGTTGGACTTTTACCTAAAGTGACTGACATTACAGAAAATCCTAAAAATCTGAAAATTATGGAGATTGAAGGTGCACAGATTCCAAGAGTTTTGGAGGACAGAGATGTTGTGGTTGGAATAATCAATAACAATTTCGCCGCTCAGGCTGGATTGGATCAGGAAAAACAAGGTATCCTTGTTGAGGATAAAGACTCACCGTATGTGAATGTGGTAGTTTCCAGACAGGATAATAAAAACAGCCAGAAAGTAAAAAACTTTGTAAAAGCCTATCAGTCTCCTGAAGTAGAAAAGAAAGCCAAAGAAATTTTTAAAGGAGGAGCTGTGAAAGGATGGGATTGA
- a CDS encoding efflux transporter outer membrane subunit, giving the protein MKIKNIAYIAFISGTAISCKVQKYEQPEVKMPEAFRSDSIVADSHENIAKISYKDFFKDPVLVGLIDKAIVQNNDLQVALKQIEFASLAYNQSKWANIPTVSASANANINRPSDNSMNGMMAGQFMGKRYMEDYTTSLSFSWEADIWGKIKGRKEQALAEYLKTQEAAKAVKTQVVSAVVQGYYNLLMLDTQLEITKSNLAYADNTLKFLTKQQELGLTTALAVQQQEIVKDQILKSIPAIESSVTTQENALSLLTGSMPGKIERSASLNNVQSPDHIAAGIPSELLSYRPDIKTAELEVRKNAAAIHVAKMSMYPSLNITAQGGVNAFQISKWFSVPGSLFGMVAGAVAQPILNGKQLKTQYEQSKVVADQAELNFKQSVLKAVGEVSDALIQIQKLEEQQKIAEGLAVKSGEAVKKADLLFKYNSATYVEVIMAQTNKLQAELELASLKTQRLNAITALYRSVGGGWQ; this is encoded by the coding sequence ATGAAAATTAAAAATATAGCATATATCGCATTCATTTCGGGAACCGCAATCTCCTGTAAAGTTCAGAAATATGAACAGCCTGAAGTAAAAATGCCTGAAGCTTTCCGAAGTGACAGCATTGTAGCGGATTCTCATGAAAATATTGCGAAGATCAGCTACAAAGACTTTTTTAAAGATCCTGTTCTTGTAGGATTGATAGATAAAGCGATCGTGCAAAATAACGATCTTCAGGTCGCCTTAAAACAGATAGAATTTGCATCATTAGCTTACAATCAGAGCAAATGGGCAAATATTCCGACTGTTAGTGCTTCTGCCAATGCCAATATCAACCGTCCTTCAGACAACAGCATGAACGGAATGATGGCCGGACAGTTTATGGGAAAAAGGTATATGGAAGACTATACAACTTCTTTGAGTTTCTCCTGGGAAGCCGATATCTGGGGAAAGATTAAAGGAAGAAAGGAACAGGCTTTAGCAGAATATCTTAAAACACAGGAAGCGGCAAAAGCAGTAAAAACCCAAGTTGTATCTGCTGTAGTACAAGGATATTATAACCTTTTGATGCTGGATACTCAGTTGGAAATTACAAAATCCAATCTTGCTTATGCGGATAATACGCTGAAATTTCTGACCAAACAGCAGGAGCTTGGGCTTACTACAGCATTGGCTGTACAGCAGCAGGAAATTGTGAAAGATCAGATTCTGAAATCAATTCCGGCTATTGAAAGTTCTGTAACAACCCAGGAAAATGCTTTGAGCCTGCTGACAGGGTCTATGCCGGGGAAAATTGAAAGAAGTGCAAGCCTGAATAATGTACAGTCTCCGGACCATATTGCTGCAGGAATTCCTTCAGAATTATTGAGCTACAGACCGGATATCAAAACAGCTGAACTTGAAGTAAGAAAAAATGCAGCAGCCATTCACGTGGCGAAAATGAGCATGTATCCTTCACTGAATATTACGGCGCAGGGAGGTGTGAATGCCTTTCAGATCAGCAAATGGTTCAGTGTTCCGGGATCGCTTTTCGGAATGGTGGCAGGCGCTGTAGCCCAGCCTATTCTGAATGGGAAACAGTTGAAAACACAATATGAACAATCTAAAGTAGTTGCTGATCAGGCTGAACTCAATTTTAAGCAGTCTGTTTTAAAAGCAGTAGGAGAAGTTTCTGATGCACTGATACAAATCCAAAAACTGGAAGAACAGCAGAAAATTGCAGAAGGACTGGCCGTGAAATCGGGTGAGGCAGTGAAGAAGGCTGATCTGTTATTTAAATACAATTCAGCAACTTATGTGGAAGTAATTATGGCACAAACGAATAAACTTCAGGCAGAACTGGAATTGGCTTCTCTGAAAACCCAGAGACTGAATGCTATTACAGCACTTTACCGTTCTGTAGGAGGCGGGTGGCAATAA
- a CDS encoding outer membrane beta-barrel protein gives MKRILFPIAIVTGSLVMAQQAPAPAANDTVKGNAKEIEAVTLVARKPTVESKVDRTVFNVANSAILAGNTTWDVLRMTPLVSIDNNDEVKAEGQLVTVYINDRKSVFTGKELKEYLKTIPADNLMKIEVITSPSSRYETSGSVINIVLKKRDDEGLKGSISLNNRQSTKNSQYTNFNLNYHKKKFTQTFIGGYNSGNYVQKTQTWDNRYEKNKLTQFNLENLMRNESPSLSSTSEFEINDKNNFGLVLEYSQNRNLLSAESNGMTTKDGDPGESFLQSQNNWGFSRNLGSNAFYKYYDKEKNRILDINLGTNYSSDNNDNLIDKLIDKQGVKTTQQLGVMSSNQMRNYYLKVDYTQPFGKSGGTMEVGGKTELNNHIISNSLYGFSMNNPTPEFANLSKNDRFHYEDNLSSLYANYSKTFFEKLETRIGIRYEYIDYKVRQDVAGTERRDSYGTFLPNLLLKYSFSEKFDLSLTYNRSIWRPWYSEFNPFLMPEINGTYSRGNLYLNPNPNDRLYMKFGILKKYFISARYMHTNQDYWTTYVTENGRTVSLPGNFDGKVEKYYLFANTNQNFLKNKLNVNAGFGWYYINNKDFNEKNKLGAKDYISYWGASANISYTNLFNKNINISAWMELANQNNGNSYANNTNVFHNISVTKIFPKTQMELSMQLMNIFKRPYGDNTTYSQDGTFREYSKWDWYGVSLTFVKRFGNQKVKENTKTDVEKNGGGGK, from the coding sequence ATGAAGAGAATATTATTTCCTATAGCAATAGTAACAGGCTCCTTAGTAATGGCCCAGCAGGCTCCAGCTCCGGCTGCCAACGATACTGTAAAAGGAAATGCAAAAGAAATAGAAGCGGTTACTCTGGTGGCCAGAAAACCAACCGTAGAATCTAAAGTAGACAGAACTGTATTTAATGTAGCAAATAGTGCAATTCTGGCAGGAAATACAACATGGGATGTTCTTAGAATGACTCCTTTGGTAAGTATTGATAACAATGATGAGGTAAAAGCCGAGGGACAATTGGTTACGGTATATATCAATGACAGGAAATCTGTTTTTACAGGGAAGGAACTAAAGGAATATCTTAAAACAATTCCTGCTGATAATCTTATGAAAATTGAAGTGATTACCAGCCCGTCTTCCCGTTATGAAACTTCCGGTTCTGTTATCAATATTGTCCTTAAAAAAAGAGATGATGAAGGGCTAAAAGGAAGTATCTCTCTTAACAACAGACAAAGTACCAAAAACTCACAATACACGAATTTCAATCTGAATTATCATAAGAAAAAGTTTACCCAAACCTTTATCGGTGGTTACAATAGCGGAAATTATGTACAAAAGACCCAGACGTGGGATAATCGCTACGAAAAGAATAAGTTGACCCAATTCAATCTGGAAAATTTAATGAGAAATGAAAGTCCTTCTCTTTCTTCTACTTCGGAGTTTGAAATTAATGACAAAAATAATTTCGGACTTGTATTGGAGTATTCTCAGAACAGGAATTTGCTTTCAGCAGAATCTAACGGGATGACCACAAAAGATGGAGATCCCGGTGAATCTTTTCTTCAAAGCCAAAACAACTGGGGATTCAGCCGTAATCTGGGGTCTAATGCTTTCTATAAATACTACGATAAAGAGAAAAATAGAATTTTAGATATTAATTTGGGAACCAATTATTCCAGTGATAATAATGATAATTTAATTGATAAACTCATTGATAAGCAGGGAGTAAAAACAACTCAACAGCTGGGTGTTATGAGTTCCAATCAGATGCGTAATTATTATCTGAAAGTGGATTATACTCAGCCTTTTGGTAAATCAGGCGGTACTATGGAAGTGGGAGGAAAAACGGAATTGAACAACCATATTATTTCCAACAGTCTTTATGGATTCAGCATGAATAATCCCACCCCGGAATTTGCTAATTTATCCAAAAATGACAGGTTCCATTATGAGGATAATCTGAGCTCCTTATATGCCAATTATAGCAAAACATTTTTCGAAAAACTGGAAACTAGAATCGGAATCCGATACGAATATATTGATTATAAAGTAAGACAGGATGTAGCAGGTACGGAAAGAAGAGATTCTTACGGTACTTTTCTTCCCAATTTATTGCTGAAATACAGCTTTTCAGAGAAATTTGATCTGAGCCTTACCTATAACAGAAGTATCTGGAGGCCATGGTATTCTGAGTTTAACCCTTTCCTGATGCCGGAAATTAACGGAACGTATTCCAGAGGAAACCTTTATCTGAATCCCAATCCTAATGACCGGCTTTATATGAAATTCGGAATTCTGAAAAAGTACTTTATTTCTGCAAGATATATGCATACGAATCAGGATTACTGGACGACCTATGTCACAGAAAACGGAAGAACGGTTTCATTACCAGGAAACTTTGACGGAAAGGTTGAGAAATATTATCTTTTTGCGAATACCAATCAGAACTTCCTGAAGAATAAACTGAATGTAAATGCCGGATTTGGATGGTATTATATTAATAATAAGGATTTTAACGAAAAAAACAAATTGGGAGCTAAAGACTATATCAGTTATTGGGGTGCTTCCGCCAATATATCTTATACTAATTTATTCAATAAAAATATTAATATAAGTGCATGGATGGAGCTTGCCAATCAGAATAACGGAAATTCATATGCGAATAATACCAATGTCTTCCATAATATTTCAGTGACTAAAATATTCCCGAAAACCCAGATGGAATTGAGCATGCAGCTGATGAATATTTTTAAAAGACCTTATGGTGATAACACGACTTACAGTCAGGATGGAACTTTCAGAGAGTATTCAAAATGGGACTGGTACGGTGTTTCTCTTACGTTTGTAAAGCGTTTCGGAAACCAGAAGGTAAAAGAAAATACAAAAACCGACGTAGAGAAAAACGGCGGCGGAGGAAAGTAA
- a CDS encoding EamA family transporter, with the protein MNNSKNKWLIPLAFTNIYVIWGITFLAISFGLKGFPPFILSGLRFLVAGILMIGYLLSKGEKANSLINWKKNAITGILILTGGTGLVAWGEQYVTASEAAISIATGPFWFIAIDKKNWKYYFSDKFIPIGLAIGFAGLVMFLKGSVHSSAAHAVANGNLRITAFVVLGLSSIAWVLGSLYSKKNPASQSTFMNIAQQLIVAGLASFLIAFFRKEWTDFSVSAVPLSAWFGVLFLIFFGSIVAYLSYIWLLSVKPAALVSTHTYINPIVTVIAGWIIANQSINGGQLYGLFVILLGVLLTNVTKYFRLSKRSKVKIRRVRRFFNRAGRPYQPI; encoded by the coding sequence ATGAACAATTCTAAAAACAAATGGTTGATTCCATTGGCTTTTACAAACATCTATGTGATATGGGGAATTACGTTTTTAGCTATTTCATTTGGCTTAAAAGGTTTTCCGCCATTCATTCTTTCAGGATTACGATTTCTGGTTGCGGGAATTCTGATGATAGGATATCTTCTTTCTAAAGGAGAAAAAGCAAATTCTCTGATCAACTGGAAGAAAAACGCAATTACCGGTATCCTAATTCTTACCGGAGGAACTGGGCTTGTAGCCTGGGGAGAACAATATGTAACGGCTTCTGAGGCGGCTATTTCAATTGCAACAGGGCCATTCTGGTTTATTGCCATCGACAAAAAAAACTGGAAATATTATTTTTCGGATAAATTCATTCCTATAGGATTGGCTATTGGATTTGCAGGATTGGTGATGTTTTTAAAAGGAAGTGTGCATTCCAGTGCAGCCCATGCAGTGGCTAACGGAAATCTACGCATCACAGCATTTGTAGTGTTGGGATTAAGCTCCATCGCATGGGTATTGGGTTCTTTATATTCAAAGAAAAATCCGGCTTCTCAATCTACATTTATGAATATTGCTCAACAGCTTATCGTAGCAGGATTAGCCTCCTTTCTCATTGCTTTTTTCAGAAAAGAATGGACTGATTTTTCAGTTTCTGCAGTTCCGTTATCAGCATGGTTTGGGGTTCTATTTTTGATCTTCTTTGGATCGATAGTCGCTTATTTGTCGTACATTTGGCTTCTGTCCGTAAAACCCGCTGCCTTGGTAAGCACCCATACCTACATCAATCCTATTGTAACAGTGATTGCAGGCTGGATTATTGCCAACCAGAGCATCAATGGAGGTCAGCTGTACGGTTTATTCGTTATATTGCTGGGAGTACTTCTAACGAATGTCACCAAGTATTTCAGACTTTCAAAACGGTCAAAGGTCAAAATCAGAAGAGTAAGAAGATTTTTTAACAGAGCAGGCAGACCATATCAGCCTATTTAA
- a CDS encoding methionine ABC transporter ATP-binding protein, which translates to MIEIRNISKTFHQKKQSFKALDKVSLNIEKGDIVGIIGFSGAGKSTLIRTVNLLERPDEGQIIINGKDFTQLNSKQLAEERKKIGMIFQHFNLLSSRTVFDNVALPLELDHTSKDEINRKVNELLKIVGLEDKANDYPKSLSGGQKQRVAIARALANDPHLLLCDEATSALDPATTQSILQLLRDINQRLGITILLITHEMEVIKAVCNHVAVIDKGKLLTKGTLSEIISDKENPIIRQFINSDIMTLPQEFISRLQKEPKEGLFPLVEIELNENISVEQILSTLYNQYKIPYKLLKADVEYFGNSNFGKLLLQLQGETEENQQAIYYFNQNKIQNTVKGYA; encoded by the coding sequence ATGATAGAAATCAGAAACATATCGAAAACATTTCATCAGAAAAAACAGTCTTTTAAAGCACTGGATAAGGTGAGTTTAAATATAGAGAAGGGAGATATTGTAGGAATTATCGGTTTTTCGGGAGCAGGAAAAAGTACCCTGATCCGTACAGTAAATTTACTGGAAAGACCTGATGAAGGACAGATTATTATTAATGGAAAAGATTTTACCCAACTCAATTCTAAGCAACTGGCTGAGGAACGTAAAAAAATCGGAATGATCTTCCAGCATTTCAATCTTCTTTCTTCAAGAACTGTTTTTGATAATGTAGCTCTTCCTCTTGAACTGGACCATACCAGCAAGGACGAAATCAACAGAAAAGTCAATGAATTACTGAAGATTGTAGGACTTGAAGATAAAGCCAATGATTATCCTAAAAGCCTTTCCGGAGGACAGAAACAAAGAGTTGCCATTGCTAGGGCTTTGGCCAATGATCCTCACCTTCTGCTTTGTGATGAAGCAACCAGCGCACTGGATCCTGCTACCACGCAGTCTATTCTGCAGCTTTTAAGAGATATCAATCAGAGACTGGGAATTACCATCCTTTTAATTACCCACGAAATGGAAGTGATCAAAGCGGTCTGCAACCACGTAGCCGTGATCGACAAAGGAAAATTATTAACAAAAGGTACATTAAGCGAGATTATTTCGGATAAAGAAAACCCGATCATTCGCCAATTTATAAATTCAGATATCATGACCCTGCCACAGGAATTCATTAGCAGACTGCAGAAAGAACCTAAAGAAGGTTTATTTCCGCTGGTCGAAATAGAACTTAACGAAAACATCAGTGTTGAACAAATTCTTTCAACGCTGTACAACCAATATAAAATCCCTTATAAATTGTTAAAAGCAGATGTAGAGTATTTTGGAAATTCCAATTTCGGTAAACTTCTGCTGCAGCTTCAGGGTGAAACTGAAGAAAACCAACAGGCGATCTATTATTTCAACCAAAATAAAATTCAAAATACAGTAAAAGGATATGCTTAG
- a CDS encoding glycoside hydrolase family 3 C-terminal domain-containing protein: MAQTNTTIPVYLDESKPVEQRIQDALSRMTLEEKVAMLHAQSKFSSPGVPRLGIPEFWTTDGPHGVRPEVMWDEWDQAGWTNDSIIAYPALTALSATWNKKMSWNYGKALGEEARYRKKDILLGPGVNIYRTPLNGRNFEYMGEDPYLTSKMVVPYIKGVQSNGVATSVKHFALNNQEMFRHTSNVNVDDRALYEIYLPPFKAAVTEGDSWTIMGAYDMYKGQYASQNQYLLNDILKKEWNYKGVVVSDWGAVNNTEQAIHNGLDLEFGSWTNGLSAGTKNAYDNYYLAKPYLDLIKAGKVGTQELDDKVTRLLRLAYKTTMNRNKPFGNIASEEHKAVAKEIGEEGIVLLKNQGNVLPIDINKAKKIAVIGENAIKIMTVGGGSSSLKVKYETLPLDGIKSRFGKQADVQYARGYVGDIGGEYNGVKSGQDLKDTRSAAELLNEAVELAKKSDYVIFVGGLNKADFQDSEGNDRKSYGLPYNQDQVISSLAKANKNLTVVLVSGNAVAMPWIKEVPTVLQSWYLGSEAGNSIAAVLAGDANPSGKLPFTFPIKLDDNSAHQLGEYPGQKDEFAAGKGKDQKNPINITYNESIFVGYRWHDTKNIKPLFSFGHGLSYTTFEFGKAKADQTTISQDGTITFTVTVKNTGKKAGAEVAQLYISDLKSSVPRPAKELKGFEKVYLNPGEQKKVTFTIDKTALSYFDAQKHDWVAEPGDFEALIGNSSDAIKTKVKFTLK, encoded by the coding sequence ATGGCTCAGACCAATACTACCATCCCCGTTTATTTAGATGAATCCAAACCTGTAGAACAGCGTATTCAGGATGCATTATCAAGAATGACACTGGAAGAAAAAGTGGCCATGCTGCATGCACAGTCGAAATTCAGTTCACCAGGTGTACCAAGATTGGGAATTCCTGAATTCTGGACCACAGATGGCCCTCACGGAGTACGTCCTGAGGTAATGTGGGACGAATGGGATCAGGCCGGATGGACGAACGATTCTATTATCGCCTACCCTGCCCTGACTGCTTTATCCGCCACATGGAATAAAAAAATGTCATGGAATTATGGTAAAGCTTTGGGTGAAGAAGCCCGCTACAGAAAAAAAGATATTCTTCTGGGACCTGGAGTTAATATTTACAGAACTCCGCTGAATGGAAGAAATTTTGAATATATGGGTGAAGATCCTTATCTGACTTCAAAGATGGTAGTACCTTACATTAAAGGAGTACAGTCTAACGGCGTGGCAACCTCTGTGAAACATTTCGCCCTGAACAACCAGGAAATGTTCCGCCATACAAGCAATGTAAATGTTGACGACAGAGCTCTTTATGAAATTTATCTACCACCTTTCAAAGCAGCCGTAACAGAAGGTGATTCCTGGACAATCATGGGTGCTTATGACATGTACAAAGGTCAGTATGCCAGCCAGAATCAGTATCTGTTAAATGATATTTTAAAGAAAGAATGGAATTATAAAGGGGTTGTAGTCTCTGACTGGGGCGCTGTAAACAATACGGAACAGGCTATTCATAACGGACTTGATCTTGAATTCGGATCGTGGACCAACGGACTTTCCGCAGGAACTAAAAATGCCTATGATAATTATTATCTGGCAAAGCCTTATCTTGATTTGATTAAAGCAGGAAAAGTAGGTACCCAGGAACTTGATGATAAGGTAACAAGACTTCTTCGTCTTGCCTATAAAACGACAATGAACCGCAACAAGCCTTTCGGAAATATTGCTTCTGAAGAGCATAAAGCGGTTGCCAAAGAAATTGGAGAAGAAGGAATTGTTTTATTAAAAAATCAGGGAAATGTTCTTCCTATTGATATTAATAAGGCTAAAAAGATTGCCGTTATCGGAGAAAATGCCATCAAAATAATGACGGTAGGCGGAGGTTCTTCATCTTTAAAAGTAAAATATGAAACCCTTCCTTTAGACGGAATCAAATCCAGATTTGGAAAACAGGCAGATGTACAATATGCAAGAGGTTATGTAGGTGACATCGGAGGAGAATACAATGGCGTAAAATCCGGACAGGATTTAAAAGATACCCGTTCTGCCGCTGAATTACTGAATGAAGCTGTGGAATTGGCGAAAAAATCAGATTATGTGATTTTCGTTGGCGGACTGAATAAAGCTGATTTTCAAGACAGTGAAGGAAACGACAGAAAAAGCTATGGCTTGCCTTACAATCAGGATCAGGTGATCTCTTCACTTGCAAAAGCAAATAAAAATCTTACTGTGGTTCTTGTTTCCGGAAATGCCGTAGCTATGCCATGGATTAAAGAAGTTCCCACAGTTTTACAGTCTTGGTATCTGGGTTCTGAAGCAGGAAACTCTATTGCCGCTGTTTTAGCAGGAGATGCCAACCCATCAGGAAAGCTTCCATTTACATTCCCTATAAAACTTGATGACAATTCAGCCCATCAGCTTGGAGAATATCCTGGACAAAAGGATGAGTTTGCAGCAGGAAAAGGTAAAGATCAGAAAAACCCTATCAACATTACTTACAACGAGAGTATTTTTGTAGGTTACCGCTGGCATGATACTAAGAATATAAAGCCTCTGTTCAGTTTCGGGCATGGGTTGAGCTATACCACTTTTGAATTCGGAAAAGCAAAAGCTGACCAGACAACAATATCACAGGATGGTACCATTACTTTCACCGTTACGGTTAAAAATACAGGTAAAAAAGCAGGTGCTGAAGTTGCCCAGCTTTATATCAGTGATTTGAAATCATCCGTTCCACGCCCTGCAAAAGAACTGAAAGGTTTTGAAAAAGTATATCTGAATCCGGGTGAACAAAAAAAAGTTACTTTTACCATTGATAAAACGGCTTTAAGTTATTTTGATGCTCAAAAACACGATTGGGTAGCTGAACCGGGAGACTTTGAGGCATTGATTGGAAATTCTTCCGATGCCATTAAGACGAAAGTGAAATTTACCCTTAAATAA
- the metI gene encoding methionine ABC transporter permease MetI — protein MLSDTVIALLAKGTWETVYMTFLSGFFGFVLGLPVGILLFLTRKGQLLENVAYHRGLSILVNIFRAIPFIILIVWMIPFTRILAGTSIGVNAALVPLSVGAAPFIARLVENSLIEVPHGLIETARALGASPLQIIRKVLLPEALPSLINNATITLITLVGYSAMGGAVGAGGLGQVGYQYGYIGYDIVIMNTVLILLVLLVFIIQFMGDRLSKRFDHR, from the coding sequence ATGCTTAGTGATACGGTAATTGCCCTTTTGGCAAAAGGAACCTGGGAAACGGTTTATATGACATTTTTATCCGGATTTTTTGGATTTGTACTAGGTCTTCCGGTAGGGATTCTGTTATTTTTAACAAGAAAAGGCCAACTGCTGGAAAACGTAGCTTATCATAGAGGACTTTCTATTTTGGTTAATATTTTCCGCGCCATTCCCTTCATTATTCTGATTGTATGGATGATTCCTTTTACCAGAATTTTGGCCGGAACTTCCATTGGAGTAAATGCTGCTTTGGTTCCACTAAGTGTGGGTGCAGCTCCTTTTATTGCAAGACTTGTAGAAAACAGCCTTATTGAAGTTCCTCATGGTCTTATAGAAACAGCAAGAGCCTTGGGAGCTTCTCCATTACAGATTATCAGAAAAGTACTGTTGCCTGAAGCACTTCCTTCATTAATCAATAATGCTACCATCACTTTAATTACCCTTGTAGGTTACTCAGCAATGGGTGGTGCCGTAGGTGCAGGTGGACTTGGACAGGTGGGCTACCAGTATGGATATATCGGATATGATATTGTCATCATGAATACGGTATTGATTCTGCTTGTACTTTTGGTTTTCATCATCCAGTTTATGGGCGACAGGTTGTCAAAGCGATTTGATCACAGATAG